A region of Streptomyces sp. WMMC500 DNA encodes the following proteins:
- a CDS encoding ComEA family DNA-binding protein — MRERLPVWIRLRCGLEPAACAALVLVLVAGVALAAYHFWSGRPQPVRPPEARGSAPPPAAAADAAAPAAAGEPSAGAAADLVVDVVGEVREPGVHRLPAGSRVEDALRAAGGVRPGAGADGLNRARPLADGEQIVVGEPPAAAPGGPPAPLAPTAPGLSPPAGGGSPTGVVSLNSATPEQLDALPGIGPVLAQHIIDYRDQHGGFTDIEQLRDVNGIGDSRFADLRPHVQP, encoded by the coding sequence GTGCGGGAGCGGCTGCCGGTGTGGATCCGGTTGCGGTGCGGGCTGGAGCCCGCGGCGTGCGCGGCCCTGGTGCTGGTGCTCGTCGCCGGGGTCGCTCTCGCCGCGTACCACTTCTGGTCCGGCCGGCCCCAGCCCGTACGGCCTCCGGAGGCACGCGGCTCCGCACCGCCGCCCGCCGCGGCGGCGGACGCGGCGGCGCCGGCGGCCGCGGGGGAGCCGAGCGCCGGTGCGGCGGCGGACCTGGTGGTGGACGTCGTCGGCGAGGTGCGCGAGCCGGGCGTCCACCGGCTGCCCGCCGGGTCCCGCGTCGAGGACGCCTTACGTGCCGCGGGCGGTGTCCGCCCCGGTGCGGGAGCGGACGGCCTCAACCGGGCGCGCCCGCTGGCCGACGGCGAGCAGATCGTCGTCGGCGAGCCGCCGGCGGCGGCGCCGGGCGGGCCACCAGCGCCGCTCGCGCCAACCGCCCCGGGCCTGAGCCCACCCGCGGGAGGCGGCTCACCCACGGGGGTGGTGAGCCTCAACTCCGCGACACCGGAACAGCTCGACGCGCTGCCCGGCATCGGTCCCGTGCTGGCCCAGCACATCATCGACTACCGCGACCAGCACGGCGGCTTCACCGACATCGAGCAACTCCGCGACGTGAACGGCATCGGTGACAGCCGGTTCGCGGACCTCCGTCCCCATGTCCAGCCGTGA
- the leuS gene encoding leucine--tRNA ligase, translated as MSSETTTAAATESVPATAPHRYTAALAAEIEARWQDFWAREGTYAVDTAAASDKPRKFVMDMFPYPSGAGLHVGHPLGYIATDVSARYARMTGHDVLHTMGFDAFGLPAEQYAVQTGTHPRVTTEANIASMRRQLGRLGLGHDTDRSFATIDPDYYKWTQWIFLQIFESWYDEEADAARPIATLVEQFETGKRETPDKRPWADLTPEERAEVLGGHRLAYASDSPVNWCPGLGTVLANEEVTADGRSERGNFPVFKANLRQWMMRITAYADRLLADLDELDWPEAIKLQQRNWIGRSEGARVDFPVDGHEDARISVFTTRPDTLFGATYMVLAPEHPLVDGIVPAGWPQGTHGVWTGGHATPAEAVETYRAQAAAKSDVERQAEAKEKTGVFTGAYALNPVNCERVPVFIADYVLMGYGTGAIMAVPGQDPRDWEFSEVFELPIIRTVQPPADWDGKAYTGEGPAINSAGEGVDLNGLDVAEAKRKIIAWLEDQGVGEGTVSFRLRDWLFSRQRYWGEPFPVVYDENDVAHALPESMLPLELPEVRSAEDYSPRTFDPDDADSRPETPLSRNADWVNVTLDLGDGSGPRRYRRETNTMPNWAGSCWYELRYLDPHNAARLVDPAIERAWMGPAEGKPHGGVDLYVGGAEHAVLHLLYARFWSKVLYDLGYVSSAEPFHKLFNQGMIQAYVYRDARGFPVPAAEVEERDGGYWYGGERVRRELGKMGKSLKNAVTPDEICAEYGADTLRLYEMAMGPLDVSRPWDTRAVVGQYRLLQRLWRNVVDESTGAVTVVDAEPDEETLRALHKAVDGVTRDMAGLRFNTAIAKVTELNNHVTKLPAVPRSVAEALVKLVAPLAPHVAEELWRRLGHGTTVVYEPFPVADPRYVVDETVTCVVQVKGKVKARLEVSPDIAESELEAAALADEAVQRALGGAPVRKVIVRAPKLVNVVI; from the coding sequence ATGAGCAGCGAGACGACCACCGCCGCCGCCACCGAGTCAGTGCCGGCGACGGCACCGCACCGCTACACCGCGGCCCTGGCCGCCGAGATCGAGGCACGCTGGCAGGACTTCTGGGCCCGCGAGGGCACGTACGCGGTGGACACCGCCGCGGCGTCGGACAAGCCCCGGAAGTTCGTCATGGACATGTTCCCGTACCCCTCGGGCGCGGGCCTGCACGTCGGCCACCCGCTGGGGTACATCGCCACCGACGTCTCCGCCCGCTACGCGCGCATGACGGGCCACGACGTGCTGCACACCATGGGCTTCGACGCCTTCGGCCTGCCCGCCGAGCAGTACGCCGTGCAGACCGGCACCCACCCGCGCGTCACCACCGAGGCGAACATCGCCTCGATGCGCCGGCAACTGGGCCGCCTGGGCCTGGGCCACGACACGGACCGGTCGTTCGCCACGATCGACCCGGACTACTACAAGTGGACCCAGTGGATCTTCCTGCAGATCTTCGAGTCCTGGTACGACGAGGAGGCCGACGCGGCCCGCCCGATCGCCACCCTGGTCGAGCAGTTCGAGACCGGCAAGCGCGAGACGCCCGACAAGCGCCCCTGGGCCGATCTGACGCCCGAGGAGCGCGCCGAGGTACTGGGCGGCCACCGCCTGGCGTACGCCTCCGACTCGCCGGTCAACTGGTGCCCCGGCCTGGGCACCGTGCTGGCCAACGAGGAGGTCACCGCCGACGGCCGCTCCGAGCGCGGCAACTTCCCCGTCTTCAAGGCGAATCTGCGGCAGTGGATGATGCGCATCACCGCCTACGCCGACCGGCTGCTGGCCGACCTGGACGAGCTGGACTGGCCCGAGGCCATCAAGCTGCAGCAGCGCAACTGGATCGGCCGCAGCGAGGGCGCGCGCGTCGACTTCCCCGTCGACGGGCACGAGGACGCCCGGATCTCGGTCTTCACCACCCGCCCCGACACCCTGTTCGGTGCCACGTACATGGTGCTGGCGCCCGAACACCCGCTGGTCGACGGCATCGTCCCGGCCGGCTGGCCGCAGGGCACCCACGGGGTGTGGACCGGCGGGCACGCCACGCCCGCGGAGGCGGTGGAGACGTACCGTGCGCAGGCCGCCGCCAAGTCCGACGTGGAGCGACAGGCAGAAGCCAAGGAGAAGACCGGCGTGTTCACGGGCGCGTACGCCCTGAACCCGGTCAACTGCGAGCGCGTCCCGGTCTTCATCGCCGACTACGTCCTGATGGGCTACGGCACCGGCGCCATCATGGCCGTACCCGGACAGGACCCGCGCGACTGGGAGTTCTCCGAGGTCTTCGAGCTGCCCATCATCCGTACCGTGCAGCCGCCGGCGGACTGGGACGGCAAGGCGTACACCGGCGAAGGGCCCGCGATCAACTCCGCCGGGGAGGGCGTCGACCTGAACGGCCTGGACGTGGCCGAGGCCAAGCGGAAGATCATCGCCTGGCTGGAGGACCAGGGCGTCGGCGAGGGCACGGTCAGCTTCCGGCTGCGCGACTGGCTGTTCAGCCGCCAGCGCTACTGGGGCGAGCCCTTCCCGGTCGTCTACGACGAGAACGACGTCGCCCACGCGCTGCCCGAGTCGATGCTGCCGCTGGAACTGCCGGAGGTCCGCTCGGCCGAGGACTACTCCCCGCGCACCTTCGACCCGGACGACGCCGACAGCCGCCCCGAGACGCCGCTGTCGCGCAACGCCGACTGGGTGAACGTCACCCTGGACCTGGGCGACGGCTCAGGCCCCCGGCGCTACCGGCGCGAGACCAACACCATGCCCAACTGGGCCGGCTCCTGCTGGTACGAGCTGCGCTACCTGGACCCGCACAACGCCGCGCGGCTGGTCGACCCCGCGATCGAGCGCGCCTGGATGGGCCCGGCCGAGGGCAAGCCGCACGGCGGTGTCGACCTGTACGTCGGCGGCGCCGAGCACGCCGTGCTGCACCTGCTGTACGCCCGCTTCTGGTCCAAGGTGCTGTACGACCTGGGATACGTCTCGTCCGCCGAGCCGTTCCACAAGCTGTTCAACCAGGGCATGATCCAGGCGTACGTCTACCGCGACGCCCGCGGCTTCCCGGTGCCCGCCGCGGAGGTCGAGGAGCGCGACGGCGGCTACTGGTACGGCGGCGAGCGGGTCAGGCGCGAGCTGGGCAAGATGGGCAAGTCCCTGAAGAACGCCGTCACACCCGACGAGATCTGTGCCGAGTACGGCGCGGACACGCTGCGGCTGTACGAGATGGCGATGGGCCCCCTGGACGTCTCCCGGCCCTGGGACACCCGCGCGGTCGTCGGCCAGTACCGGCTGCTGCAGCGGCTGTGGCGCAACGTCGTCGACGAGTCGACCGGCGCCGTCACCGTCGTGGACGCCGAGCCGGACGAGGAGACGCTGCGGGCGCTGCACAAGGCCGTCGACGGGGTCACCAGGGACATGGCGGGGCTGCGCTTCAACACCGCCATCGCGAAGGTCACGGAGCTGAACAACCACGTCACCAAGCTGCCCGCGGTGCCGCGGAGCGTCGCCGAGGCGCTGGTGAAGCTGGTCGCGCCGCTGGCGCCGCACGTCGCCGAGGAGCTGTGGCGGCGGCTGGGGCACGGCACGACGGTGGTCTACGAGCCGTTCCCGGTCGCCGATCCGCGGTATGTGGTCGACGAGACGGTCACGTGCGTGGTGCAGGTCAAGGGCAAGGTCAAGGCCCGGCTGGAGGTGTCGCCCGACATCGCCGAGTCGGAGCTGGAGGCGGCGGCGCTGGCGGACGAGGCGGTGCAGCGGGCGCTGGGCGGTGCACCGGTCCGGAAGGTGATCGTACGGGCGCCGAAGCTGGTGAACGTGGTCATCTGA
- a CDS encoding MFS transporter, with translation MRETTTTSPADGPRSPGTADASSKAPGTDIAPGVRTGWLLGVVLAGQFMALLDVFIVNVAAPTMRTDLGTSGAELQLIIAGYVISYAVLLITGARLGAMFGHRRMYLVGLALFTAASLACGLAAGPGQLIAFRLVQGAGAAAMIPQVLSLIQRTFTGTARVRALGVYAAVLATGAAAGQIAGGILVSADLFGWGWRPVFLVNVVVGLPLLVLGARLLPGDEPRPAAGGGPVYGGVLDRGGLVLLATAVSLFTVPLVLGQELDWPAWGWVMLAGSVAAAVAFAAYESSLARRGGVPLFPPRVVRAPGMPVAVVRTGLSMVVNGGFMFVMALHLQSGLGFGALRAGLTFVPTAVAFGAAGLTWQRLPERLRPALVPAGFATLTVSFLAVGLAMRDGGEGGPGFYAGLTGVGLGLALAFSPSLTGALALVRPEDAPHASGLMTTTAQLGSLIGVATIGTLYLERVGPLTAQGSADAIWDACLALAAVGVLGLLAGVRYRYRR, from the coding sequence ATGCGTGAGACCACCACGACCTCCCCCGCCGACGGCCCCCGGTCGCCCGGCACCGCCGATGCATCCAGTAAAGCGCCCGGCACCGACATCGCCCCCGGCGTGCGTACCGGCTGGCTCCTCGGCGTCGTCCTCGCCGGTCAGTTCATGGCGCTGCTCGACGTCTTCATCGTCAACGTCGCGGCCCCCACCATGCGCACCGACCTGGGCACCTCCGGGGCCGAGCTGCAACTGATCATCGCCGGGTACGTCATCTCGTACGCCGTGCTGCTGATCACCGGTGCCCGGCTGGGCGCCATGTTCGGCCACCGCCGCATGTATCTCGTGGGGCTCGCGCTCTTCACCGCCGCCTCGCTCGCCTGCGGGCTTGCCGCAGGGCCCGGCCAGCTCATCGCGTTCCGGCTGGTGCAGGGCGCCGGCGCGGCGGCGATGATCCCGCAGGTGCTCAGCCTCATCCAGCGCACCTTCACCGGCACCGCGCGCGTCCGGGCCCTCGGCGTCTACGCGGCGGTCCTGGCCACCGGCGCGGCGGCCGGGCAGATAGCCGGCGGCATCCTGGTCAGCGCCGACCTCTTCGGCTGGGGCTGGCGCCCGGTGTTCCTGGTGAACGTGGTCGTGGGCCTGCCCCTGCTCGTGCTCGGCGCCCGGCTGCTGCCGGGCGACGAGCCGCGGCCCGCGGCGGGCGGCGGCCCGGTCTACGGCGGGGTGCTCGACCGCGGCGGGCTGGTGCTGCTCGCCACCGCGGTCTCCCTGTTCACCGTGCCGCTGGTGCTGGGCCAGGAGCTGGACTGGCCCGCCTGGGGCTGGGTCATGCTGGCCGGCAGCGTGGCGGCGGCGGTGGCCTTCGCGGCGTACGAGTCGAGCCTGGCCCGGCGCGGGGGCGTGCCGCTGTTCCCGCCGCGCGTGGTGCGTGCGCCGGGGATGCCCGTGGCCGTCGTGCGCACCGGTCTCTCGATGGTGGTCAACGGCGGGTTCATGTTCGTCATGGCGCTGCACCTGCAGTCGGGGCTCGGCTTCGGCGCGCTGCGCGCGGGGCTGACCTTCGTGCCGACCGCCGTCGCCTTCGGGGCCGCCGGGCTGACCTGGCAGCGGCTCCCGGAGCGGCTGCGCCCGGCGCTGGTGCCGGCCGGCTTCGCGACGCTCACGGTGTCGTTCCTGGCGGTGGGCCTGGCGATGCGCGACGGCGGCGAGGGCGGCCCCGGCTTCTACGCCGGGCTGACCGGCGTCGGGCTCGGCCTGGCGCTGGCCTTCAGCCCCAGCCTGACCGGCGCGCTCGCGCTCGTACGCCCCGAGGACGCGCCGCACGCCAGCGGCCTGATGACCACCACGGCACAGCTCGGCAGCCTCATCGGCGTGGCCACGATCGGCACCCTGTACCTGGAGCGCGTGGGCCCGCTGACTGCCCAGGGTTCCGCGGACGCGATCTGGGACGCCTGTCTCGCGCTGGCCGCTGTGGGGGTACTGGGGCTGCTTGCGGGGGTTCGGTACCGGTATCGGCGCTGA
- a CDS encoding DegV family protein, with translation MSPDVAIVADSTAYLPPEAMRRHGIISVPLTVVLGDRALEEGTEISARSLAEALRKRNPVTTSRPSPALFAATYRKAAEAGARGIVSLHLSGEVSGTYDAAVLAAKEAPVPVRVVDTRMVAMALGFCAIAAAEAAEAGGTVDDAVAAAERRAAGTSAFFYVDTLDYLRRGGRIGTAQALLGSALAVKPLLRLDGGRIELLEKVRTASRAILRLEEMVLDRAAEGPVDVAVHHLAAAERAAELADRLRERVPGLGELHLSEVGAVIGAHTGPGLLGAVVSRRDGA, from the coding sequence ATGTCCCCCGATGTCGCGATCGTCGCCGATTCCACGGCCTATCTGCCGCCCGAGGCGATGCGGCGGCACGGCATCATCTCCGTTCCGCTGACCGTCGTGCTCGGGGACCGCGCGCTGGAGGAGGGCACCGAGATCTCCGCCCGCTCGCTGGCGGAGGCGCTGCGCAAGCGGAACCCGGTGACGACGTCGCGGCCGAGCCCGGCGCTCTTCGCGGCGACGTACCGGAAGGCGGCGGAGGCGGGCGCGCGGGGCATCGTGTCGCTGCACCTGTCGGGGGAGGTCTCCGGGACGTACGACGCGGCGGTGCTGGCGGCGAAGGAGGCGCCCGTGCCGGTGCGGGTGGTGGACACCCGGATGGTGGCGATGGCCCTCGGGTTCTGCGCGATCGCCGCCGCGGAGGCGGCGGAGGCCGGCGGCACCGTGGACGACGCGGTGGCGGCCGCGGAGCGGCGGGCGGCGGGCACGTCGGCGTTCTTCTACGTCGACACCCTGGACTACCTGCGCCGGGGCGGCCGGATCGGCACCGCCCAGGCGCTGCTGGGCTCGGCGCTCGCGGTCAAGCCGCTGCTGCGGCTGGACGGCGGGCGGATCGAACTGCTGGAGAAGGTCCGTACGGCGAGCCGGGCGATCCTGCGGCTGGAGGAGATGGTGCTCGACCGTGCGGCGGAGGGCCCGGTGGACGTCGCGGTGCACCATCTGGCGGCCGCGGAGCGGGCGGCGGAGCTGGCCGACCGGCTGCGGGAGCGGGTGCCGGGGCTGGGGGAGCTGCACCTGAGCGAGGTGGGCGCGGTCATCGGGGCGCACACGGGGCCCGGGCTGCTGGGTGCGGTGGTGTCGCGGCGGGACGGCGCGTAG
- a CDS encoding helix-turn-helix transcriptional regulator, producing MTTVANGRRRPELAAFLRSRRARITPADVGMPPGPRRRTPGLRREEVAQLSGVGVTWYTWLEQGRPINASPQVLDAVARTLRLDAMEREHLYHLAAVPYAPEPAAAARSVGPEVLGILAAMDLPAAVYNSRYDVLAANDLYERMFPAVRAAEPHERNVLWQLFSTRACCCAMTNRDEELPILVATLRGAYGRHVGEPSWERLIRGLSEISEDFSAMWRSGDVAPPGSRIKVVQHASVGELRCVSTSLSITGMPETRIVVYTPADDESRKLLDCLRTLADPLIGCPAHARPLSEERARASR from the coding sequence ATGACGACGGTGGCGAACGGACGCCGCAGGCCGGAGCTGGCCGCCTTCCTGCGCAGCCGCAGGGCGCGCATCACCCCGGCGGACGTCGGCATGCCGCCGGGCCCGCGGCGCCGCACCCCGGGGCTGCGCCGCGAGGAGGTCGCGCAGCTCTCCGGCGTCGGCGTCACGTGGTACACGTGGCTGGAGCAGGGCCGGCCCATCAACGCCAGCCCCCAGGTGCTCGACGCGGTGGCGCGCACCCTGCGCCTCGACGCGATGGAGCGCGAGCACCTCTACCACCTCGCCGCGGTGCCGTACGCGCCCGAGCCGGCCGCCGCCGCCCGGTCCGTCGGCCCGGAGGTGCTCGGGATCCTCGCAGCCATGGACCTGCCCGCGGCGGTCTACAACTCGCGCTACGACGTCCTCGCGGCCAACGACCTGTACGAGCGGATGTTCCCCGCCGTCCGCGCCGCCGAGCCGCACGAGCGGAACGTCCTGTGGCAGCTCTTCTCCACCCGCGCCTGCTGCTGCGCGATGACCAACCGGGACGAGGAGCTGCCGATCCTGGTGGCGACGCTCCGCGGGGCGTACGGGCGGCACGTCGGCGAGCCGTCCTGGGAGCGGCTGATCCGCGGCCTGTCCGAGATCAGCGAGGACTTCTCGGCGATGTGGCGCAGCGGGGACGTGGCCCCGCCCGGCTCACGCATCAAGGTCGTGCAGCACGCCTCGGTCGGCGAGCTGCGCTGCGTCTCCACGTCGCTGTCGATCACGGGCATGCCGGAGACCCGGATCGTGGTCTACACCCCCGCGGACGACGAGAGCCGCAAGCTGCTCGACTGCCTGCGGACCCTGGCCGATCCGCTGATCGGCTGCCCGGCCCACGCCCGCCCCCTGTCGGAGGAGCGCGCCCGAGCGAGTCGCTGA